GCATTTTTTATCGGTTCATCTTCATGTTTCTTTTGTCCGGTAAACATAATAAAGGGCGACTGGCTTTTCCTGTCTATCTCTACTGCAAATACTTTGGAGGCGAGAATAGCGGTTTCGCGGTTGGCATATTTCTCCACAAGATATACGAGGAGATTCCAGTAGGAGTTGGCGCCACCGCTGGAATACAGGCCATCTTCTTCTGTAATGATCCTGCCGTCTACCAGGGTTACTTCCGGGAACATGCTCCTGAATTCATTGGCTGTTTGCCAGTGACTGGAACATTCTTTTCCGTTTAATAAACCGGTTGCTGCGAGTAGAAAAGCCCCGATACAAAGACTGGCTACTTCGGCGCCGTTTTTATATTGATCAACAATCCAGGGGAGAAATGCTTTATTGATTTCCAGCGATTGTTTCAGGTCGCCGCTCAGGGCTGGTATGAAGATGAGATCCGTCTTTTTTATATCCTGTATCAGCAGGTCCGTATGTACGGTAAACACGCCATTGTTCAGCCGCACTTCCGGGGAAAGTCCTGCCAGTTGAACATGGAACATCGGCGCTTTGCCGGCTGCTTCCAGGAATCCGTTTACGGCGGTGAACATATAGCGCGGATCTGAAATACTGGCTAAGACAGCCTCGTTGGGAACAAGTATGGTGATGTGTTTCATAGAATAAAGATAAGGAATAAAAAGTCGCGATCAACCCCTTAAAATGTCGCATCTGCACGTCCTGAAACCGGCATGCCGGCGGTATATTTGCCTATAGTATGAGAAAGGTAATTGTATCCATGAATGTAACGCTTGATGGCTTCATGGCAACATCAAACGGGGGGCTTGATTGGCATTTCCCACACTGGAGTGATGAGATGTCAAGATATGCGGATCAGCAGCTGAGCAGAATAGATACCGTTTTATTGGGACGGGTTACATATGAGGCGATGGCTGGTTATTATCAATCTGTAGAATCCAACTATGCCGCCACGGCGGAGGATGCTGCGTATGCCTTTATGATGAACAATTACAACAAAATTGTTTTCTCAAAAACACTCTCCACGGTTGATTGGAAAAATACAAGGCTGATCAGGGAAAATATAGCCG
The Chitinophaga sp. MM2321 DNA segment above includes these coding regions:
- a CDS encoding helix-turn-helix domain-containing protein; the encoded protein is MKHITILVPNEAVLASISDPRYMFTAVNGFLEAAGKAPMFHVQLAGLSPEVRLNNGVFTVHTDLLIQDIKKTDLIFIPALSGDLKQSLEINKAFLPWIVDQYKNGAEVASLCIGAFLLAATGLLNGKECSSHWQTANEFRSMFPEVTLVDGRIITEEDGLYSSGGANSYWNLLVYLVEKYANRETAILASKVFAVEIDRKSQSPFIMFTGQKKHEDEPIKNAQEFIEHNVADKISVEDLALKYAIGKRHFERRFKKATNNTPVEYIQRVKIEAAKKHFETSSKNVNEVMYDVGYSDTKSFRSVFKKITGLSPIDYRNRYNRAAVVE
- a CDS encoding dihydrofolate reductase family protein, which encodes MRKVIVSMNVTLDGFMATSNGGLDWHFPHWSDEMSRYADQQLSRIDTVLLGRVTYEAMAGYYQSVESNYAATAEDAAYAFMMNNYNKIVFSKTLSTVDWKNTRLIRENIAAEVMQLKQQPGRDLVILGSGSIVTVFMELGLIDEYLVWVYPVILGEGMPFLHGLHDKLDLKLLKTKRFRSGVVVLYYQALYSCSNK